The following proteins are co-located in the Nerophis ophidion isolate RoL-2023_Sa linkage group LG04, RoL_Noph_v1.0, whole genome shotgun sequence genome:
- the LOC133551729 gene encoding early growth response protein 1-like: MAATKAEVLLSTLQISEPLTCFSPLDGYPKLEELQLLLQNAAEGAGEHGGYGDLLSELSDLQSLPPLTPRIPPLAYNGRFTFEPGSSTSTSGSGMWPEPLLSLFSGLVSVTASPAPPATCAEVTASSSQVTSSVTSSGLTQPSFRSTDINSEFTVPPPGGSDSQVAPFLSQGRPPAYPTSRMGIQPAVPLLPDYILPQSQDQDQKKSVMSQGGNPQQLPFTPLSTIQAFSSQFQNQQTAHACKLTKPCRGRKFSHQCKTSPQERPYLCPAEGCDRRFSRSDELTRHMRVHTGQKPFQCRICMRSFSRSDHLTTHIRTHTGEKPFACAECGRKFARSDERKRHTKIHQRHRERKVDGNPPAPSQTPPTSSSACSSSYSSPAHSSASPPPPALFPQSSLNLQSSFPSYPNLYSSSSSCSSPPSSDRPPSIASLHNIC, from the exons ATGGCAGCAACCAAAGCGGAGGTTTTGCTCTCGACCCTGCAGATATCCGAGCCTCTGACATGCTTCTCCCCACTGGACGGTTATCCGAAGCTGGAGGAGCTGCAGTTGCTGCTGCAGAACGCCGCAGAGGGTGCCGGTGAACACGGAGGCTATGGAG ATCTGCTGTCAGAACTGTCAGACCTGCAGAGTCTCCCCCCTCTGACCCCTCGTATCCCCCCTCTGGCGTACAATGGACGCTTCACCTTTGAACCGGgttcctccacctccacctctgGCAGCGGCATGTGGCCTGAGCCTCTCCTCAGCCTCTTTAGTGGTTTGGTCAGTGTCACAGCCTCCCCTGCCCCTCCTGCAACCTGTGCAGAAGTTACCGCCTCTTCATCGCAGGTGACGTCGTCGGTGACTTCGTCAGGGTTGACCCAGCCTAGCTTTCGGTCCACCGATATCAACTCGGAGTTCACCGTGCCGCCGCCTGGCGGCTCTGACTCCCAGGTTGCGCCCTTCCTGTCACAGGGGCGTCCTCCGGCCTACCCCACCTCCAGAATGGGCATCCAGCCCGCGGTGCCGTTGCTACCGGACTACATCCTGCCTCAGTCACAGGACCAGGACCAGAAGAAATCTGTTATGTCACAAGGCGGGAATCCCCAACAGCTGCCATTTACGCCACTCTCCACCATCCAGGCCTTCTCCTCTCAGTTCCAGAACCAACAAACTGCACATGCATGCAAGCTCACAAAGCCATGCCGGGGCAGGAAGTTCAGTCACCAGTGCAAAACGTCGCCACAGGAGCGTCCTTATCTATGTCCCGCGGAGGGCTGCGACCGCCGCTTCTCCCGCTCGGATGAGCTAACTCGCCATATGCGTGTCCACACGGGCCAGAAACCCTTTCAGTGTCGTATTTGCATGCGCAGCTTCAGCCGAAGTGACCACCTGACCACTCACATCCGCACACATACGGGGGAAAAACCATTCGCCTGTGCCGAGTGCGGGCGCAAGTTTGCCCGCAGCGACGAGCGCAAGCGGCACACCAAGATCCACCAGAGGCATCGGGAACGGAAAGTGGACGGGAATCCTCCTGCTCCCTCTCAGACTCCTCCTACTTCCTCTTCAGCATGCTCCTCCTCCTACTCTTCACCTGCTCATAGTTCAGCCTCCCCCCCACCGCCTGCACTCTTTCCCCAGTCATCACTAAATCTACAGTCATCCTTCCCAAGCTACCCCAACCTGTACTCCTCTTCCTCCAGCTGCTCCTCTCCTCCTTCATCAGATCGGCCGCCCAGCATTGCCTCTCTTCACAACATCTGCTAA
- the hspb9l gene encoding heat shock protein beta-11 — protein sequence MLCPSVYQPSAVAMTPFMDMHWPVRSLWPEARPLFYHIEQEMLRHMQDMRQSMEYMERLHQKIFDEIDHTPASATFKPIAFHELRPSSGSFALSLDTKEFSPEELSVKQVGRKLRVSGKTEKKQEDGKGSYSYKCQEFRQEFDLPDGVDPETVRCSLVGGQLQIQAPREKAVSDGKARVVPITVTSTPAITTSTVSSEGSEVNGPSSTEN from the coding sequence ATGTTGTGCCCCAGCGTCTACCAGCCGTCCGCCGTTGCCATGACACCGTTTATGGACATGCACTGGCCCGTCCGCAGCCTGTGGCCCGAGGCGCGTCCTCTCTTCTACCACATCGAGCAGGAGATGCTCCGCCATATGCAGGATATGCGACAGAGCATGGAGTACATGGAGCGGCTGCACCAGAAGATCTTCGACGAGATTGACCACACGCCGGCATCCGCCACCTTCAAACCCATCGCCTTCCACGAGCTGAGGCCAAGCAGCGGCAGCTTTGCACTCAGCCTGGACACCAAGGAGTTCTCCCCTGAGGAGCTATCGGTCAAGCAGGTGGGCAGGAAGCTGAGGGTGAGCGGCAAGACGGAGAAGAAGCAGGAGGACGGAAAGGGCTCCTATTCGTACAAGTGTCAGGAGTTCAGGCAAGAGTTTGACTTGCCGGATGGCGTCGACCCTGAGACCGTCAGATGCTCACTGGTGGGAGGTCAGTTGCAGATCCAGGCGCCACGGGAGAAAGCAGTCAGTGACGGGAAGGCGAGAGTGGTGCCCATCACCGTCACGTCCACTCCGGCAATCACAACGTCCACCGTGTCCTCTGAGGGGTCAGAGGTCAATGGCCCTTCTTCGACAGAGAACTGA